The Campylobacter sp. genome contains the following window.
CTTGAAATTTAGCGCGCGGCGTTATTTGTAGTCGTTTGCGTCGTAGCTTTTGCCGTCGTTAAAGTCGCTCAAAAGCCGCACGACGACGGGACTAAGCAGGATGATTGCGATTAAGTTTGGGATCACCATCAGTCCGTTAAACATATCGGCTAGCCCCCAAACTAGGTCGATCTTTTGCACGCTTCCTATGAATACGAATGCGACGACTAAAATTTGCAAGAGCTTGACGAATTTTGCGCCCAGGAGGTATCGCACATTGATCTCGGCGAAGTAATACCAGCCCAAAATCGTGGTAAATGCGAAGAAAAACAGGCAGATCGCCACGAAGCCGTAGCCGCCGCTGCGACCTAAAATTTGCGATCCGAAGGCTTCTTGCACCAGCGAGATGCCCGAAAATACCGCCTTGCCGTTTTCGAAAGTGACTACGTCGGTGCTAAGCACCACGAAAACGGTGATATTAAGCACGATGAATGTATCGACGAAAACGCCCATTATGCCGAGCACGGCTTGATCTACGGGGTGTTTGACGTTCGCCGCGGCGTGTGCGTGCGGCGTCGAGCCCATGCCCGCTTCGTTTGAAAAGAGCCCGCGCGCGATGCCATATCTCATTGCAGTGGCGATCGTAGCGCCCGTAGCGCCGCCCCAGGCAGCGGATGGATCGAACGCGGCTTTGAATATCAGCGCGATGACGGATGGAATTTTATCGAAATTTGAGCCGATGATGACGAGACCCACCAGCACGTAGCAGATCGCCATTAGTGGCACGACCTTTTCTGCTACGCGTGCGATCGCTTTGACGCCGCCGAAAAAGATGACGCAGCAGATGAGCGCCAATGCTGCGCCGCTCACCCACTTCGGGATTCCAAATGCACTGCTAAAGCCGTCTGAGATGGAGTTTGCCTGCACCATATTGCCCATGAAGCCCAAAGCAAAGATGATGGCCAGCGCAAAAAACGCCGCTAAAGGCTTGGCAAAGGGGCTTTTAAGTCCGCGGCTGATGTAAAACGCGGGCCCTCCGATCATATGTCCGCTGTCGTCCTTGGTGCGGTAAATTTGAGCCAGGCAGATCTCTGCAAAGTTCGTTGCCATGCCTAAAAACGCCGCGCACCACATCCAAAATATGGCGCCCGGTCCGCCCATTACTAACGCGGTGCTGGCGCCTACCAGGTTGCCCGTACCGACCTGCGCCGCGATTGCCGTGGCGACGGCTTGGAACGAGCTCATACCACTTTTGCCCGCAGCCTCGCCGTGCAGGGAGAAGTTGCCGAAGAGCTTGCGCGCGCCCATTCTAAATTTAAAAATCTGCACCAGGTGCAAACGCGCCGTAAAATACGCGCCGGTGCCGCAAAGTAGGGCGATTAGAAAGTACGGACCCCACAAAAAGGAGTTGATTGCGTCAATTGTGGCGGTGAGTTTGTCGAGAAAATTTTGCATGATCTTTTCCGTGAATTTAAGATGCGAAAATATATTTTAAAAACTCTTAAATTCCTATAAATCGAGGTAAATTTAAGCAAAATTTTAAAGCGTTTTTATAATTTTACTCAAGCATTAAGCAAAGCGGTATGTGCTGTTTGCTCTGCATGCCAGCTTGCCAGATAAGCAGCTTAGAATTCGCGCCTTAGCTGTCGAAATTTGAAAAGCAATCAACTGAAATTTTTAAGCCTATTCATCACCGCCGATTTTGAAAACGAACATCTTGCACGCGTTGCAAAAAGCGGGGATTAGGCTAAAGAGGCGCCCTTTGAGGCTCCAGTGGCTTTTATACATTTTTAGCATCGCGGCCTCCCTGACGAATCTGATATGCGCGCTATCCCAGTCCTGCACCTCCGCGCCGCCGCCGATGCCCATTTTAAAGGGCGCGTTTTGCATGTGCCGCATCGCGTCGTGGCGTTTGGAGTCGAATTTTCTTACCGAAAACTCGCTCATAAAGTCGCTCAGCACGTAGCCGCTAAATTTTTGCGAAAGCGCGATAAAAAATTTTTTAAATTCCTCCTTTTCAAAATACATACTCACGCCCTCTAAGATGAAGATGTAGCCCGCGCTGCCGTGCTTTGCGACCAGCTCGTCCATCCACGATGGATCTAGCATCGAGTAGGGCAGGCTGAAGTTATTCTTTGCTTTGGGCAGCAGCGCATCGCGCACGGCTATGACGTCGGGCAGATCGAGATCGTAAAATAGGGCGCTCGGTAGGGCTTTTTGCAATCTAAGCGGGCGAGTGTCGAGCCCGGCACCGAGCTGCACGATGATAGGGTGATCAAGCTCCGCTGCGAGCCGCAGCGTCTCGTCGTCGAAAAATTTCGCGCGGATCACGGTGCCCGTTTTGCTAAGGCGCGCGTCGTTAAATTTCGCAAAATCATAATCGATCTGTTTGACCGCGGCGCTTGAAAAGGGATCGTTTAGGATCGGATCCGCGTCTTTGAAATCCAAATGGCGCATATAGACATTGATTAGCAGCGTCTCGGAGACGTTATCTTTAAAATTTAACTTTTGCATGAAGTTTTCTTTCTTGCGGTATTATCGCGAGTAAAATTCCGCTTATTTTTAATATGCATTATTATATCCTTGCTAAATAAAATTTCAATAAAATGATATGAATTTTTATTTAGAGGTAGAATTTTAAATTCGCGCCGCGGGTTTCGGCTATAATATTGCCGCGTAAAGTTCAATTAATTTTTGAAATTTTACGCTATGTAAAGCGCGGGCGAAATTTAGAATTTTAAAAGCTATAAAATTTATTAGCTTAGGCGACCTAGATGCGCAGCCATAGCGCGGATGGTAAATTTCATCCGCGCAGCTTTATCTTTGTCTAAATATTTCATTGTATAATTCTTAGCTTTTGGAGGTTATATGGAAAAATCGCGGCTGGGACTACTGCAAACCGAGGCTATCGCCACGCTTAGCGACGAGGAGCTTGCAATGTTCGAGCACCAAGTCATCAAAAAAGGCTATGTTTTTTATAGCGAGGCGCCTAAAGTTTTTATTTTTAAAAGCGGGCAGGCGAAGCTTTCGTTTTTTGAAGACGGCGAAGAATTCATCATCAACTACCTAAACAAGGATAATATCACTATTCTTAATGAAATTTGCGCACTTGAGTTTTTAGAAGACAGCGAGATTTATACGATCGATGCGAGCGGACTCGGGGAGATCTTGGCAAATCGCAGCTTTTGCGAGGCGTATATAAAAATTTTAACCGAAATAATACTACTGCAGCGCAAAATCACTCGCTCCATTCTTTTTGAAAATGCAAAAGGGCGCATCGCGAGCTTTTTGATCGAGCTTGCAAACGAGCAGAATTTTCATCAAAACGGCTACAAATACGTCTTTTTGCCCTTTTCGCTAAAGGTGCTTTCATCCTTTGTGGGGCTCAAGCGTCAAAGCGCGAGTACCGCGTTTAACGAGCTTGTAAAAGATAACGTAATTCAAAAAATCAGTCAGCACGAGTTTTTGATCCTAGACTACGACAGATTGCTTAGCTACTGTGTTTAGGCTCGGGCTAGAGTTTTTAAAGCATTTATGCGGCTTACGCTTACGGCTTAAGCGCGAAATTTTGTCTAAAGTTACGGCGCAGAATTTTACCTAGATTTACAGCGTAAAATTTTTATCAAGAGCTTGGTTTTGGAATTTCATCCCGAATTTCGTTTAGGATTTCGTCTAAAATTTTAACTTATATAAAATTTTGGGTTGCAATCTCGTTTAAAATTTTAACACGTAATTCACTTTTGAATTTTATCCGCTATCTCAAAACGCAAAGCTTTGGAATTTTAAATTTAGCGGCAGGCTATGGAATTTAAAATTTTAAATCAAGCTGTAATTTTATGGGTTGCTATGGAATTTAAAATTTTGGATCGAACGAAATTTTACGCATCGGAATTTTTAAAATTTAAGAAACTAAAAATGCGCGGCAAAGTGCCGCGCCGTATTTTGATTATATCGTGCTGAAGCGCGATAGATTAGTCTTTCTTTTTCATATCGTATTTATTGACCATAAATCCGACCAAGCCTACGAAAAATAGACCGCCGCAGATGTTACCTAGCGTAACCGGGATCATATTTTTAACGATGAAATTTCCCCAGTTTATTGAATCTATTTGAGCCGCCGTTACGCCGTGAAGTGAGCTTGCAAGAGCATTTACATCGCCACCTGCAGCCGCAAGATAGTGGCCTTTAGCGATGATGCCTTCAGTTAGGATAAACATATTTGCCACGCAGTGTTCCATCGAGCAGGCTACGAATGCGCCGATCATCCACATAATTGCAAAGAATTTACCCGATAGATTACTCTCGCTGGTCGCAGTCCAGATAGACATACATACAAACACGTTACAAAAAATTCCGCGGATGAATAGCTCATGAAAAGGTGCGTTTATTTTGCCTGCTGCTGCAGGAATGAAGTGCTGCAAGATGTAGCCATCATATTTAAGCGGAAGTCCTGAGTAATAATACATATACGCGATTAACGCGCCGCCTACGAAGTTAAAGCACCAAACGATAGCCCAATAGCCGATTGTTTTACCTAGCGGTAATTTGCCGTCGGCAGCAGGTACACCCGTTAAAACCGAGCTGGTAAATAGATGCCCACCGTAAAAAACCACCATCATCAGACCGCAGCTAAAGGTAATACCGCCGATGAAATTCGATAAGCCAATAGATTGCTTTTCAGCCATTCCGACGGTCGAGTGAGCCCAGAAAATATCACCCATAGCGATTGCAGCGCCCGCCATTATAGCTAGAAAAATTATGCTAATTAGCGGGGTGTGCGCCTTGTGTTGCATCGAACTAGATACCGCTTGCGCGGTTTCTGCAGGATTTAACATTTACTCCTCCTCATTTAAATTTGAATCAATTTCTAAGATACGCTCATAAGCTTTTTGCGCACTTTTTTTTGCGCTCTCGCTCAGTCCTTCTTTAAAATCAAGGACGTTATCGAGCAACACGCTAATGCCCAAAAACAACGTCTTTGGGCAAATTTTGCGCAGATAGCTTAGAAGCACCGGCGTAGGCAGGTTATGCGTCGAGTAGATATAGTCGCGATCGTTGCTGAGGTCGAAAAATTCTATCTTATCCTCATCAAAGCCGCTCATCGCATCTACTACGATCAGAATTTCAGGGGCGAATTCCCTAAGTGCTGCAAATTCGTTTTCGGGCACATCCTGCCCGTAAAAAACGCGCCAGTCTTTTAGATTCGCCTCGACTATTCGCCCCGTTTCATTGCCCACGTCGTCGTCGCCGCGAAGGGGATTGCCGATACAAAGCAACGCCTTTCGCATCAAAAATCCTTCCTTAGCACGAAATATCCTTCGCGCATATTTTTTAGCAGATCTTTAAGCTCACATTCGCAAAGCTGAGGGATTAGCTTGGCTGCGTGCTCGGCAAAAATTTCAATCTCGAAATACTTGCTTAGGTTACCGATCTTAAATTTAACGTAGTCGCCCGAGTTCTCGACGATGCGTTTAAATTCTTCATCGTCTATCTCAAGTACCTTTTCGCTAAAATCTATCGTACCTACGCCGTGACCGACGCAGGTGGAAAAAACCTTGATATCCTTTAGCTCTTTAGGTAAATTTTCGTTTTCGTCCATATGCCGCTTTGTAAGCTTAAAAACCTCAATCATCGTTTACTCCAGACCTCTTTTTGCGGATCGATCTTAAATTCTTCCGTAGCGCGGGCGTATTTTAGATATACGTCATTGTGCAATAGTGCCATGCACTCCGCGTATCTAGGATCCTCTTCGGTATGGATAGCGTTAAGTAAAGCCTCGCGAGAAGCTTTTGGATCGTGAACGTCAGATGAGGTTTTGATCGCATCCATATATTTTGCAAATAAAACTCTTCCGAAAATATAGCTCATCAGCCTCTTAGCTTCAGCTTGCAGATCGCGCTCGAATAAAATATCGCCGATAACTGAACTCTTAACCGGTGGCGGAAGAGTGCTATCTTGCTCGTAGCTCTTCTTTTGAAGCTTTTGATCGATGATGCCAAGCGCCATGCCAAGACCATAGATGATGCTAGCAGGATGCGGAGGGCAGCCGGGGATATAAACATCTACCGGTACAATTTTATCGATACCACTCCATACGCTATATGCGTCGTGAAAAATTCCACCAGTGCTTCCGCACGCTCCCAGAGCCACTACGATCTTAGGATCAGGTGCAGCCTCATAAGCGCGAAGCAGTGGATAATACATCTGGCGGGTAACCGGACCGGTGCAGACTAAGATATCTGCGTGGCGAGGGTTAGCTACAAGTTTAAATCCGAAGCGCTCCGGATCCCACATCGGCGTGATAGAAGCAAAAATTTCGATTTCACAGCCGTTGCAACTTCCGCAGTCGATACGATAAACGCTGAAGCTTCGTTTGATATTTTTCAAAAGCTCCAATTTTGCGGTTAGATCGTTTGCGTTTTTAATATTTTCGGGGACTTGATACAAACTCATTTTATTGCCTCCTCTATACCTTTGGTCACTCTTTCGACCGATTGGGCCTTTTTACACTCGGGGCAGATATAGAGGTACTTTTTAGCTTCTTCCAATCTGCCCGGGAGTAAATTTGCCGTGCTTAGCTTCTCTAGCGTGTAGTTGATGAGCCTTTTTGGGGTCATCGGCTTGCCGCAGCAGCTGCATTTCTCCATCTCAAGCTCGCCGTGTTGGATAAGCGCGCTTTTATCAAATTTTACCGCTAGCTCAAAGCTATTGCCTAGCCTTACCGCTCCCGTAGGGCATACCTCGTCGCAGCGACCGCAAAATATGCAGCGTCCGCAATCAAATTCCCAAATAAGCTTGGTTTGGGCTTCGTTCATCTTAAGCTCGATCGCATTAGATGGGCAGGCGATTCCGCACGCAGCACAGCCTATGCAAAGCTCATAGGTATATTCAGGCTGCCCGCGAAAATTCTCGGGCACGATGTATGGCTCAAACGGATAAGCATAGGTCGCCTTACCATATTTTTCGGTAATGTCGAATAATTTCATCATCTTAAATCCTTTTTGCTAACCTTGCCGTCTTGGCAAAATTTCTTAAGGTCTTTTTCGGTTAGAATTTTACTCTTTCCGCTATTAATATCGACTAAAGTTACGCGCTCGGTGCATGAGTAGCACGGATCCATCGAGCATACGATTAGCGCCGCATCGGAGATGTTATTTCCGCGGAATTGAAATCGCAAGCTCGGCCAGTTGTTATACGTAGCGGCGCGACATCTCCAGCGGTAAACCTTCTGCGCGTTTCCTTGCATGATCCAGTGGACATTTTCGCCGCGCGGTGCTTCGTCGTGACCTAAAGCGTAGTTTTCCGGTCTGATCATAGTCTGTGGATCGATCATTATCGGAGTTTGCGGCATTTGATGCAAGCACTGCCTGATGATGTGGATCGATTGTTTGAGCTCTTTATACCTTACGACTTCGCGGCTGAATACATCGCCACCGTGCTCTACGGCTACTTCGAATTCTATCTTGTTAAAGAAATCGTAAGGATGATCGTAGCGGTTGTCGCGTTTAAAACCGGAAGCTCTCATATTTGGACCTACCGGGCTGAAATCACGCGCCACTTTGCGATCTAATACGCCCACGCCTTTCCAGCGACCGATTTGGCGTTTATCCTCCATAACGGCGTCCCAAATTTCAGAAATTTGAACATCAAGTTTATTGATGATCTCGATACTCTTGCGAATTTCATTGTTGGTCATATCGCGGCGAAGTCCGCCCATAATTACATTGCCGTAGGTCTTGCGGCCGCCGGTTACTAGCTGAGCTAGCTCCATAGAATACTCGCGCACCCTAAAGATATGCATGAAGGCGTTGTAGTTACCCGTTACCTCGCAGGCTAGACCGATATTTAAAAGATGGCTATGAAGGCGCTCGATCTCAAGACAGATGACGCGGATGGCTTGCGCACGAAGCGGAATTTCAAGCTTGATGGCTTTCTCCGCTGCTTCAATACACGCAATCGCGTGAGCGTAGCCGCAAATTCCGCAGACGCGCTCTGCTAAATAGCCCATCTGATCGTAATTCATTCGGTTTTCAGCTAGCTTCTCCATACCGCGGTGTTGATAAAACAAGCGGTAGTCTGCATCGATAATCTCATCGCCGTCGCAAAATAGTCTAAAGTGTCCCGGCTCATCGCTCGTTACGTGAAGAGGTCCAAGTGGAACATCCACTACGCCATCACCGCTAGGAAATAAAAACTCTGCATTAGGTTCGTCTTTATGATCTACAGGATCGGGTCTATAGCGATAGTCCATCGCGTCTTTGCGAAGCGGATGAAGCCCATCCGGCCAATCGTCGCTTAACACCAAACGGCGTTTATCAGGCAAGCCCTCAGCGATTAAACCGAACATATCGAAGGCTTCTCTTTCGTACCATACGCAAGCAGGCACTAAAGGAGTAACTGACGGGA
Protein-coding sequences here:
- a CDS encoding Crp/Fnr family transcriptional regulator, with protein sequence MEKSRLGLLQTEAIATLSDEELAMFEHQVIKKGYVFYSEAPKVFIFKSGQAKLSFFEDGEEFIINYLNKDNITILNEICALEFLEDSEIYTIDASGLGEILANRSFCEAYIKILTEIILLQRKITRSILFENAKGRIASFLIELANEQNFHQNGYKYVFLPFSLKVLSSFVGLKRQSASTAFNELVKDNVIQKISQHEFLILDYDRLLSYCV
- a CDS encoding NADH-quinone oxidoreductase subunit B family protein, whose product is MSLYQVPENIKNANDLTAKLELLKNIKRSFSVYRIDCGSCNGCEIEIFASITPMWDPERFGFKLVANPRHADILVCTGPVTRQMYYPLLRAYEAAPDPKIVVALGACGSTGGIFHDAYSVWSGIDKIVPVDVYIPGCPPHPASIIYGLGMALGIIDQKLQKKSYEQDSTLPPPVKSSVIGDILFERDLQAEAKRLMSYIFGRVLFAKYMDAIKTSSDVHDPKASREALLNAIHTEEDPRYAECMALLHNDVYLKYARATEEFKIDPQKEVWSKR
- a CDS encoding formate/nitrite transporter family protein encodes the protein MLNPAETAQAVSSSMQHKAHTPLISIIFLAIMAGAAIAMGDIFWAHSTVGMAEKQSIGLSNFIGGITFSCGLMMVVFYGGHLFTSSVLTGVPAADGKLPLGKTIGYWAIVWCFNFVGGALIAYMYYYSGLPLKYDGYILQHFIPAAAGKINAPFHELFIRGIFCNVFVCMSIWTATSESNLSGKFFAIMWMIGAFVACSMEHCVANMFILTEGIIAKGHYLAAAGGDVNALASSLHGVTAAQIDSINWGNFIVKNMIPVTLGNICGGLFFVGLVGFMVNKYDMKKKD
- a CDS encoding sodium:alanine symporter family protein — protein: MQNFLDKLTATIDAINSFLWGPYFLIALLCGTGAYFTARLHLVQIFKFRMGARKLFGNFSLHGEAAGKSGMSSFQAVATAIAAQVGTGNLVGASTALVMGGPGAIFWMWCAAFLGMATNFAEICLAQIYRTKDDSGHMIGGPAFYISRGLKSPFAKPLAAFFALAIIFALGFMGNMVQANSISDGFSSAFGIPKWVSGAALALICCVIFFGGVKAIARVAEKVVPLMAICYVLVGLVIIGSNFDKIPSVIALIFKAAFDPSAAWGGATGATIATAMRYGIARGLFSNEAGMGSTPHAHAAANVKHPVDQAVLGIMGVFVDTFIVLNITVFVVLSTDVVTFENGKAVFSGISLVQEAFGSQILGRSGGYGFVAICLFFFAFTTILGWYYFAEINVRYLLGAKFVKLLQILVVAFVFIGSVQKIDLVWGLADMFNGLMVIPNLIAIILLSPVVVRLLSDFNDGKSYDANDYK
- a CDS encoding formate hydrogenlyase maturation HycH family protein yields the protein MIEVFKLTKRHMDENENLPKELKDIKVFSTCVGHGVGTIDFSEKVLEIDDEEFKRIVENSGDYVKFKIGNLSKYFEIEIFAEHAAKLIPQLCECELKDLLKNMREGYFVLRKDF
- a CDS encoding NADH-quinone oxidoreductase subunit C, which gives rise to MRGDKFIEILKTKVKVLEVTRQAEDQITVLVDRNDLPLAVKTLYYDIGGFISTMIPNDERELNGNFALYYAISMEGGKMTEAEDFAAEDKCFITVRTLIPGSDPTFPSVTPLVPACVWYEREAFDMFGLIAEGLPDKRRLVLSDDWPDGLHPLRKDAMDYRYRPDPVDHKDEPNAEFLFPSGDGVVDVPLGPLHVTSDEPGHFRLFCDGDEIIDADYRLFYQHRGMEKLAENRMNYDQMGYLAERVCGICGYAHAIACIEAAEKAIKLEIPLRAQAIRVICLEIERLHSHLLNIGLACEVTGNYNAFMHIFRVREYSMELAQLVTGGRKTYGNVIMGGLRRDMTNNEIRKSIEIINKLDVQISEIWDAVMEDKRQIGRWKGVGVLDRKVARDFSPVGPNMRASGFKRDNRYDHPYDFFNKIEFEVAVEHGGDVFSREVVRYKELKQSIHIIRQCLHQMPQTPIMIDPQTMIRPENYALGHDEAPRGENVHWIMQGNAQKVYRWRCRAATYNNWPSLRFQFRGNNISDAALIVCSMDPCYSCTERVTLVDINSGKSKILTEKDLKKFCQDGKVSKKDLR
- a CDS encoding hydrogenase 3 maturation endopeptidase HyCI → MRKALLCIGNPLRGDDDVGNETGRIVEANLKDWRVFYGQDVPENEFAALREFAPEILIVVDAMSGFDEDKIEFFDLSNDRDYIYSTHNLPTPVLLSYLRKICPKTLFLGISVLLDNVLDFKEGLSESAKKSAQKAYERILEIDSNLNEEE
- a CDS encoding formate hydrogenlyase complex iron-sulfur subunit gives rise to the protein MMKLFDITEKYGKATYAYPFEPYIVPENFRGQPEYTYELCIGCAACGIACPSNAIELKMNEAQTKLIWEFDCGRCIFCGRCDEVCPTGAVRLGNSFELAVKFDKSALIQHGELEMEKCSCCGKPMTPKRLINYTLEKLSTANLLPGRLEEAKKYLYICPECKKAQSVERVTKGIEEAIK
- a CDS encoding class I SAM-dependent methyltransferase, yielding MQKLNFKDNVSETLLINVYMRHLDFKDADPILNDPFSSAAVKQIDYDFAKFNDARLSKTGTVIRAKFFDDETLRLAAELDHPIIVQLGAGLDTRPLRLQKALPSALFYDLDLPDVIAVRDALLPKAKNNFSLPYSMLDPSWMDELVAKHGSAGYIFILEGVSMYFEKEEFKKFFIALSQKFSGYVLSDFMSEFSVRKFDSKRHDAMRHMQNAPFKMGIGGGAEVQDWDSAHIRFVREAAMLKMYKSHWSLKGRLFSLIPAFCNACKMFVFKIGGDE